A window of the Juglans microcarpa x Juglans regia isolate MS1-56 chromosome 5D, Jm3101_v1.0, whole genome shotgun sequence genome harbors these coding sequences:
- the LOC121266469 gene encoding uncharacterized protein LOC121266469, giving the protein MPSPTPIAGASRMLRHRLLGSLRTRGGPATSGQGRWTSPGHEDRPKGYLFNRPPPPPGQSRNWEDWELPCYITSFLTIVILGVGLNAKPDLTIETWAHQKALERLQMEASASGSADSE; this is encoded by the coding sequence ATGCCCTCCCCCACTCCCATCGCCGGAGCCTCCAGGATGCTGCGCCACCGTCTTCTTGGCTCCCTGCGCACCAGGGGTGGCCCCGCCACGTCGGGGCAGGGCAGGTGGACCAGCCCGGGCCACGAGGACCGGCCCAAGGGGTACCTCTTCAACCGACCCCCTCCTCCCCCTGGGCAGTCCCGCAACTGGGAGGACTGGGAGCTCCCCTGCTACATCACCAGCTTCCTCACCATCGTGATCCTCGGCGTCGGCCTCAACGCCAAGCCGGATCTCACCATCGAGACCTGGGCCCACCAGAAGGCCCTCGAGCGCCTCCAGATGGAAGCCTCTGCTTCCGGTTCCGCAGATTCCGAATGA
- the LOC121264430 gene encoding AP2-like ethylene-responsive transcription factor At1g16060 produces the protein MNIGSMHSDEDDFYLPLWPTSSTTLSASSFTSHDQSGNSGTIGLFNELITSDSSFQTLDAPSLPMHSQYYSTTAEVHAEDINFLKNVNSELDPQLPMPELSDEYPSLWPEVPPTLRQYYTQEMPNENPQEIQPEFPLSTYTFPEGNVLEGWMGTNQENIINGATNNLSNIVEGNPASSHNGIGGSEDHAGSNQTGKTSQLPDNRVDRRRGFRKKPKRSLGERGSIYRGVSRYTGRFEAFLWDNTNPGEKPKTVYVGGFDNEKEAARAYDLAALKLWGEAAPINFSLSDYKKEMEEMQYMTKKEYLLSIRRKSRGFSKGISSYRGVSRNSDYKKWQARLGKGRGMRSIYIGTFGTEEEAARAYDVAAIRMKGLKAVTNFELSNYDVNGILACEKLPIGKGASKVLKKTSVDDFLLTKRNTGKTPTLCSPLENPSSSQPNSQHEQSFEQFNTLATAPNNQIISPYFQQNCNNANQVFHQNLSSSFPLYATQELTQIGGGETSGGNLSESSNLVFPCNGVWGSTA, from the exons ATGAATATTGGATCAATGCACTCAGATGAGGATGATTTCTACCTTCCCCTCTGGCCAACTTCCTCTACTACTTTATCAGCTTCTTCGTTTACTTCTCATGATCAATCTGGCAACTCTGGTACCATAGGGCTCTTTAATGAATTGATTACATCTGACTCAAGCTTCCAAACCCTAGACGCTCCATCTCTACCAATGCATTCACAATATTATAGTACTACTGCCGAGGTTCATGCAGAGgatattaattttctcaaaaacgTTAATTCTGAATTAGATCCTCAACTTCCGATGCCTGAATTATCCGACGAGTACCCATCTTTATGGCCTGAAGTTCCACCGACACTTCGCCAATATTACACACAGGAAATGCCTAACGAAAATCCCCAAGAAATCCAGCCTGAATTTCCATTGTCAACTTATACATTTCCGGAGGGAAATGTACTTGAGGGTTGGATGGGTACTaatcaagaaaatattattaatggaGCTACAAATAATCTCAGCAATATTGTTGAAGGGAACCCGGCAAG TTCCCATAATGGTATTGGTGGATCAGAGGATCATGCAGGCAGTAATCAAACTGGTAAAACATCACAGCTTCCTGATAATCGTGTCGATCGTCGTAGGGGATTCCGTAAAAAGCCAAAGCGCTCACTTGGTGAGAGAGGCTCAATCTACAGAGGAGTTAGTAG ATACACTGGACGTTTTGAAGCATTTCTGTGGGATAACACTAACCCAGGAGAGAAACCAAAGACAG TTTATGTTG GTGGTTTTGATAACGAAAAGGAAGCGGCTAGGGCTTATGATTTGGCTGCTCTCAAGTTATGGGGCGAGGCTGCACCAATAAATTTTTCT CTGAGTGACTACAAGAAGGAAATGGAGGAGATGCAGTACATGACAAAGAAAGAATATTTGCTCAGCATTAGAAG AAAGAGTAGAGGCTTCTCCAAGGGAATCTCAAGTTACCGTGGAGTTTCAAG GAACTCCGACTATAAGAAATGGCAAGCCAGGCTAGGGAAAGGTAGAGGAATGAGAAGCATTTATATTGGAACATTTG gtacTGAAGAGGAAGCAGCCAGAGCTTATGATGTTGCAGCCATAAGAATGAAAGGATTGAAAGCTGTCACCAATTTTGAACTGAGCAACTACGATGTCAATGGCATACTCGCATGCGAAAAGCTTCCGATCGGCAAGGGCGCTTCGAAGGTGTTAAAGAAGACTTCAGTGGATGATTTTCTTCTTACGAAAAGAAACACCGGAAAGACCCCCACATTATGCTCGCCGTTAGAAAACCCAAGCAGCTCTCAGCCCAACTCACAACATGAGCAATCATTTGAACAGTTTAACACGTTGGCAACAGCCCCAAACAACCAGATCATTTCTCCGTACTTTCAGCAGAACTGCAATAATGCCAACCAAGTTTTTCATCAGAACCTTAGCTCCTCCTTTCCGCTTTATGCCACTCAGGAATTGACTCAAATTGGTGGAGGGGAGACATCTGGTGGAAATCTGAGTGAGAGCTCGAATTTGGTGTTTCCATGTAATGGTGTTTGGGGGAGCACAGCTTGA